Within Sphingobium sp. SCG-1, the genomic segment CGCGTGGAGCATGCACGCTAGCCTAAGCGCAAGCGGCGGCAAGCTGGGAATGCCAATGGCATGATTGGAAAAGATTTTAGTTGATAGCGAGCCAACAACGTCGTGGCTCAACAGTTACGGAAAAATATGCCGCTCAATATGCCGAATACCGCTAATCAGCGAACACAGGATCGCGCTACTCGACATCCAATATCAAAGCCGCCCGTCCGCAATCGGGAGGACAGAAGCAACGGTTGAACGTCTGCAAAGGGTCGGGTCTTCTTCGAAGCGTTCTTCCTGCGGCCATCATGGCCACAGGAGATGTGTCATGGGATTATCAGAGTTCGATCCCGCCGCCCGCGAGCGGGTATCTTGGAACGCCGGGCGCAAGGTTGGCGCAAAGCGGGCGCTCAAACCCTGTCAGATCTGGGCGATCCGCTTCTTTCTCGACCAATATGGGCGGGTCCGCGACCGCGCCCTCTTCGATCTCGCCATCGATAGCAAGCTGCGCGGATGTGATTTGGTCAAGATCAGGATCAGCGATATCGTCTGCGATCGGAGAATTCGGACCAGAGCCACGGTTGTACAGCAAAAGACCGGCCGGCCGGTACAGTTTGAGCTGATGGACGACGCTCGCGCCAGCCTGCTCAAGTGGCTCGAGCTGCGCGGCGGCTCTCTGGAAGAATATGCCTTTCCAAGCCGCACAGACCATTCCACCCACATAGGCACGCGACAATACGCACGTCTGGTCGACGAATGGGTCACGGGAATTGGCTTGCCTAGCGAAGACTACGGCACCCATTCGCTGAGGAGAACGAAGGCGTCGATCATCTACAAGGCGACCGGAAATCTTCGTGCCGTCCAGATCCTACTCGGGCATACGAAGATCGAAAGCACGGTCCGATATCTCGGTGTTGATGTGGAGGATGCTTTAACCTTGGCAGAAGGCACGGAAATCTAAAATCGGCTGGCTCCTCGCCGTTGCGGGGAGCCAGAACCGTCCAGGGGACGGCTATGCGCCATTTGTTGCCGTT encodes:
- a CDS encoding tyrosine-type recombinase/integrase, whose protein sequence is MGLSEFDPAARERVSWNAGRKVGAKRALKPCQIWAIRFFLDQYGRVRDRALFDLAIDSKLRGCDLVKIRISDIVCDRRIRTRATVVQQKTGRPVQFELMDDARASLLKWLELRGGSLEEYAFPSRTDHSTHIGTRQYARLVDEWVTGIGLPSEDYGTHSLRRTKASIIYKATGNLRAVQILLGHTKIESTVRYLGVDVEDALTLAEGTEI